The following proteins come from a genomic window of Rhodoligotrophos sp. CJ14:
- a CDS encoding acyl-CoA dehydrogenase family protein codes for MMQGTPPVDSAALWPAYVDEPYVLKVRDYVGRVIAPEADQIDRDDYYPVAIMKDLARRGFSTVVLEPAFGGEGLTYTHAAAVCEEVAVASAAVGVSLITIFQAQTMLRSFGADSLKRRYLPAFAEGLLSSYALTEASHGSDIRKLDTKARRDGEEWVIKGEKHFITSGSAAEFFIILAETEKGVSVFAVPRDAKGVSIYEGENSATFGLRNGPHMNVVFDDVRLPSDHLVGEEGKGVRQAATVLNHSRTLAGAISLGIARAAFEGALRFARDRVAFDQRVLEFQGIQWYFADMLTEIDGARLLIYRAADALGTKEQIARWGSEAKLKASMVATAVATQAAQICGAYGIMENAPFGRYLRDAKAYEIAGGSNEILKNTIAKFLMPAAGLDQRKKSA; via the coding sequence ATGATGCAAGGAACGCCTCCCGTCGACAGCGCGGCATTGTGGCCGGCCTATGTGGACGAGCCCTATGTGCTCAAGGTGCGGGACTATGTCGGCCGGGTGATTGCGCCAGAGGCGGACCAGATCGACCGGGACGACTATTATCCCGTGGCGATCATGAAGGATCTCGCACGGCGGGGATTCAGCACGGTGGTGCTGGAGCCCGCATTCGGGGGTGAGGGTCTCACCTATACCCACGCAGCAGCCGTCTGCGAGGAGGTGGCGGTCGCCAGCGCCGCGGTGGGCGTGTCGCTCATCACCATTTTCCAGGCGCAAACCATGCTGCGCAGCTTTGGCGCGGACAGCCTCAAGCGCCGCTATCTGCCGGCCTTCGCCGAGGGGCTCCTGTCTTCCTATGCGCTGACGGAAGCCAGCCATGGCAGCGATATCCGCAAGCTCGACACCAAGGCACGAAGAGATGGCGAGGAGTGGGTGATCAAGGGCGAGAAGCACTTCATCACCTCGGGGTCTGCCGCGGAGTTCTTCATCATCCTGGCCGAGACCGAAAAAGGTGTTTCGGTCTTCGCCGTGCCGCGGGATGCCAAGGGCGTCTCGATCTATGAGGGTGAGAACTCGGCGACGTTCGGCCTGCGCAACGGGCCGCATATGAATGTGGTGTTTGATGATGTGCGGCTGCCTTCCGACCATCTCGTGGGGGAAGAAGGCAAGGGTGTGCGGCAGGCGGCCACCGTGCTCAATCATTCCCGCACGCTCGCGGGTGCAATCAGCCTCGGGATTGCCCGGGCGGCTTTCGAGGGCGCGCTGCGCTTCGCCCGCGACCGGGTGGCGTTCGATCAGCGGGTGCTCGAATTCCAGGGCATCCAATGGTATTTCGCCGATATGCTCACGGAGATCGATGGGGCGCGCCTGTTGATCTATCGGGCGGCCGACGCGCTCGGCACCAAGGAGCAGATCGCGCGCTGGGGCAGCGAGGCCAAGCTCAAGGCTTCCATGGTCGCCACTGCCGTTGCCACGCAGGCCGCACAGATCTGTGGCGCCTATGGCATTATGGAGAATGCCCCATTCGGCCGCTATCTGCGCGATGCCAAAGCTTACGAGATCGCGGGCGGATCGAACGAGATCCTCAAGAACACCATCGCCAAGTTCCTGATGCCGGCTGCCGGTCTTGACCAGCGGAAGAAATCGGCCTGA
- a CDS encoding TRAP transporter large permease produces MTIAIGVILFFLVCLACSVPVFVAMGVSAIAGSYLLGGSNLLQDAALGAYNALNSFVLLAVPLYILAGTLLQQTGLSDRLFSFAASLVSGIRGGLGVATVIACAIFAAISGSSVATAATIGLVAIPVLSRNGYPLARSGGLIAGGGTLGILIPPSIALLLYGVLTDQSIGALFVAGVVPGILLAIVMAVYTIVVNPRDPNWQPVSFGEIVKATINAGPILLLPILIFAGIYTGIATATEVAALAVVYIVVVGLASRTLGWAQFYRAGLAATHASVMILMLVAFGALMTQFLTVTRVPQALTEAIAGSGLGFFGIVTVMVLFYLVLGMFLEALSMMLITIPILYPVAMTAGINPLAFGIFVVLAIEVAQITPPVGINLFTVSQIGKIPFENMAKAIIPYVIMMIGMMYLVAYWQDLATWLPQTMDYNQ; encoded by the coding sequence ATGACCATCGCAATCGGGGTCATCCTGTTCTTCCTGGTGTGCCTTGCCTGTAGCGTGCCAGTGTTCGTCGCCATGGGGGTGAGCGCCATTGCAGGCAGCTATCTCCTGGGAGGCTCAAACCTGCTGCAGGATGCGGCGCTCGGTGCCTATAACGCGCTGAACAGCTTCGTGCTCCTGGCCGTGCCGCTTTACATCCTCGCGGGCACGCTGCTGCAGCAAACGGGCCTTTCCGACCGGCTTTTCTCGTTTGCCGCCTCGCTGGTTTCCGGCATTCGCGGCGGGCTTGGGGTCGCGACCGTCATTGCCTGCGCCATCTTTGCTGCAATCTCCGGATCGAGCGTTGCAACCGCCGCCACGATCGGGCTCGTTGCCATTCCCGTGCTGTCGCGCAACGGCTATCCCCTGGCGCGATCGGGCGGGCTCATTGCCGGCGGTGGCACGCTCGGCATTCTCATTCCGCCATCCATCGCCCTGTTGCTTTATGGCGTGCTGACCGACCAGTCGATCGGCGCCCTGTTTGTGGCGGGCGTGGTGCCTGGCATTCTGCTCGCCATAGTCATGGCGGTGTACACGATCGTCGTGAATCCGCGCGATCCCAATTGGCAACCGGTGAGCTTCGGCGAGATCGTGAAGGCGACCATCAATGCCGGTCCGATCCTGCTCCTGCCCATTCTGATCTTCGCCGGGATCTATACGGGCATTGCCACGGCGACCGAGGTTGCCGCGCTTGCGGTGGTCTATATCGTCGTCGTGGGGCTCGCCTCGCGCACTCTCGGCTGGGCGCAGTTCTACCGAGCGGGGCTTGCGGCAACCCATGCCTCGGTGATGATCCTCATGCTGGTCGCCTTTGGCGCCCTCATGACTCAGTTCCTCACCGTGACGCGGGTGCCCCAGGCCCTGACCGAGGCCATTGCGGGTTCGGGGCTCGGCTTTTTCGGCATCGTCACCGTGATGGTGCTGTTCTATCTCGTCCTCGGCATGTTCCTCGAAGCCTTGTCGATGATGCTGATCACCATCCCGATCCTTTATCCGGTGGCGATGACGGCGGGCATCAATCCACTTGCCTTCGGCATCTTCGTGGTGCTGGCGATCGAGGTTGCACAGATTACGCCGCCGGTCGGGATCAATCTCTTCACCGTCTCGCAGATCGGCAAGATCCCGTTCGAGAACATGGCCAAAGCGATCATCCCCTATGTGATCATGATGATCGGCATGATGTATCTGGTGGCCTATTGGCAGGATCTTGCGACCTGGCTTCCCCAAACGATGGACTATAACCAATGA
- a CDS encoding TRAP transporter small permease, with the protein MTDLAVPTGVRPLLKVLDRLGDAGGALATIVMWLLAITVTYDVILRTLGIPTLWPAEVSIYLMIALAFFGVGATQGVDGHFRVTFLRDLCPPKVRAALDIFALLLSLAFAIGFTIGAWKLASFSAMLNFKTSTILQVPMWILQGLMVIGGVLLSLATLRDLLLVFVHGSALRDKSGASEVI; encoded by the coding sequence ATGACGGACCTTGCGGTGCCGACGGGGGTTCGGCCTTTGCTGAAGGTGCTCGACCGCCTTGGTGATGCGGGAGGCGCTCTGGCGACAATCGTGATGTGGCTTCTGGCGATCACCGTCACCTATGATGTGATCCTGCGAACGCTCGGCATCCCGACCCTCTGGCCCGCCGAGGTCAGCATCTATCTCATGATCGCGCTGGCGTTTTTCGGCGTCGGCGCGACCCAGGGCGTAGACGGGCACTTCCGCGTCACGTTCCTGCGCGATCTCTGCCCGCCAAAGGTGCGGGCAGCGCTCGATATTTTCGCCCTGCTGCTCAGCCTCGCCTTTGCGATCGGCTTCACCATCGGCGCGTGGAAGCTCGCCTCCTTCTCGGCGATGCTGAATTTCAAGACATCAACCATCCTGCAGGTGCCCATGTGGATCCTGCAGGGCCTGATGGTCATCGGCGGCGTTCTTCTCTCCTTGGCCACCCTTCGCGACCTCCTGCTGGTCTTCGTGCATGGCAGCGCGCTTCGCGACAAATCCGGCGCGAGCGAGGTGATCTGA
- a CDS encoding TRAP transporter substrate-binding protein gives MMHFGRIAAAGLSIAAALLTATAGAQAQTTVPLATWGGANHIGVRQFVPALEEALKKAQPNTITLQHFPGGQLAQDKDMPVGIPMGQVKFGWITVNGWSGTVPDTKLMDAPTGLTMAELDALIEKPNGLMDALKQKFDEKNTVLLGLADLGPPAVVSNVPLKTPADFKGKKVRVFSEGQAEAVRAFGGSPVSIPFADVYSAMQYGTVDAVILGFQGVDSQRMYEVSKYVLVPASFLGTTMMGWAANKQWIEGLPEQDRAALLKAVDEASHSNRKAIVEEIDQLTKQYKDRGLQVTILSPEMPEFAEWQKATAPLLKSTLSQLSPDVAALIEAKD, from the coding sequence ATGATGCATTTCGGACGAATTGCCGCCGCCGGTCTGTCGATTGCGGCTGCATTGCTCACCGCGACCGCCGGCGCCCAAGCGCAGACGACCGTGCCTCTGGCCACCTGGGGTGGCGCCAATCATATCGGTGTGCGGCAGTTCGTGCCGGCGCTCGAGGAGGCACTCAAGAAGGCACAGCCGAACACCATCACGCTGCAGCATTTCCCGGGCGGCCAGCTCGCCCAGGACAAGGACATGCCGGTCGGCATTCCAATGGGTCAGGTGAAATTCGGCTGGATCACGGTCAATGGCTGGTCTGGCACGGTGCCCGACACTAAGCTCATGGATGCGCCCACAGGCCTGACCATGGCGGAGCTCGACGCGCTCATCGAGAAGCCCAACGGGCTCATGGACGCGCTGAAGCAGAAGTTCGACGAGAAGAACACGGTCCTTCTGGGCCTTGCGGATCTTGGCCCCCCGGCGGTGGTCTCGAACGTTCCGCTGAAGACGCCCGCCGATTTCAAGGGCAAGAAGGTGCGCGTGTTCTCGGAAGGCCAGGCGGAAGCGGTGCGCGCCTTCGGCGGCTCGCCGGTGTCGATCCCGTTCGCGGATGTCTATTCCGCCATGCAGTATGGCACGGTCGATGCGGTGATCCTGGGTTTCCAGGGTGTGGACAGCCAGCGCATGTATGAAGTCTCCAAATATGTGCTGGTGCCGGCATCGTTCCTGGGCACCACCATGATGGGATGGGCTGCCAACAAGCAGTGGATCGAAGGCCTGCCCGAGCAGGACCGCGCGGCACTCCTCAAGGCGGTGGACGAGGCAAGCCATTCCAACCGCAAGGCGATCGTCGAGGAAATCGATCAGCTGACCAAGCAATACAAGGATCGCGGCCTTCAGGTCACCATTCTCTCGCCTGAGATGCCCGAATTCGCGGAATGGCAGAAGGCGACCGCACCGCTGCTCAAGAGCACCCTATCACAGCTCAGCCCGGATGTGGCGGCGCTGATCGAAGCCAAGGACTGA
- a CDS encoding MaoC family dehydratase, whose product MHKNQDAADLPTVGLGIPFEEWTIGRRFKTVGRTVTEADITNFVCVTGMLEVLFTNLDYLENESLIKGRLAPGALVYSFAEGLLMQSVMQHTGLAFLGMELKVHKPVFAGDTIHVQCEVTEARPTSKPGRGIVTAVNNVVNQKGETVLTYTATRMVKRFDGK is encoded by the coding sequence ATGCATAAAAATCAAGACGCGGCAGACCTGCCGACGGTCGGTCTTGGCATTCCCTTCGAGGAGTGGACGATCGGACGCCGTTTCAAGACCGTCGGACGAACGGTGACGGAAGCGGATATCACGAATTTCGTCTGCGTCACGGGCATGCTCGAGGTCCTTTTCACGAACCTCGACTATCTCGAGAACGAATCGCTCATCAAAGGCCGGCTCGCGCCTGGCGCGCTCGTCTATAGCTTCGCCGAGGGGCTGCTCATGCAATCGGTGATGCAGCATACGGGCCTTGCCTTTCTCGGCATGGAACTGAAAGTCCATAAGCCGGTCTTTGCCGGCGACACGATCCACGTTCAATGCGAGGTGACGGAAGCGCGGCCCACTTCGAAGCCCGGCCGCGGCATCGTCACGGCGGTGAACAACGTGGTCAATCAGAAGGGCGAGACCGTTCTGACCTATACCGCCACGCGGATGGTCAAGCGGTTCGACGGAAAGTAA
- a CDS encoding IclR family transcriptional regulator produces the protein MIVKQVQYAIQILEFFASRRSPATLSEIADHFGWPRSSTFNLIETLSKMGLLYEPKYRGGYYPTHRLLSLAQDMVADGPLSDDLRQMVANIAAKTGETAVLAALSGLSAIFLEVVESSSPIRYFAHVGQRVPLHATSAGRAILSMVSPKERAAVLRKSEYIRFAPAALMTPEEVEAEIELSSKRGWFMNNNGYSPDLLGVAIPLPLKDRQFCLMVAGPAYRTADRVPELVASLREEIDRYMARQVEFGVH, from the coding sequence ATGATCGTCAAGCAGGTCCAGTATGCCATCCAGATCCTGGAATTCTTCGCATCGCGGAGAAGCCCGGCGACCCTGTCGGAGATCGCTGATCATTTCGGCTGGCCACGCTCGAGCACCTTCAACCTCATCGAAACTTTGAGCAAGATGGGGCTGCTCTACGAGCCGAAATATCGCGGCGGATATTATCCGACCCACCGGCTTTTGAGCCTTGCCCAAGACATGGTGGCGGATGGTCCGCTCTCCGATGATCTCCGCCAGATGGTGGCCAACATTGCGGCGAAGACAGGCGAGACGGCTGTTCTCGCGGCGCTTTCGGGCCTCAGCGCGATCTTTCTGGAAGTGGTCGAATCGAGCTCTCCCATCCGCTATTTTGCCCATGTGGGCCAGCGGGTTCCTCTTCATGCCACGTCTGCGGGCCGGGCCATCCTGTCGATGGTCTCGCCCAAGGAGCGCGCGGCGGTGCTGCGCAAATCCGAATATATCCGCTTTGCTCCCGCCGCATTGATGACACCGGAAGAGGTCGAGGCCGAAATCGAGCTTTCCAGCAAGCGTGGCTGGTTCATGAACAATAATGGCTATTCGCCGGACCTGCTCGGCGTTGCCATCCCTCTTCCCCTCAAAGACCGGCAGTTCTGCCTGATGGTTGCCGGCCCCGCCTATCGAACGGCAGACCGGGTGCCGGAGCTTGTGGCGAGCCTCAGGGAAGAGATCGACCGCTATATGGCCCGGCAGGTCGAATTCGGGGTCCACTGA
- a CDS encoding diguanylate cyclase, which translates to MSARGTILLLDDERHEIAPLAAVLESDYDVYMAGSGEEAVELASLMLPDLIVLDIHMPGMDGYEVCHRLKDNPVLADVPIILMRSPDDPSAELKGLSLGAVDCIAKPLSPEVVKLRINNHIEIKRMRDELAKLAITDALTGLSNRRGLETALDRETSRLARSERPLSVIILDIDFFKRFNDRFGHTAGDRCIMMVAAALTRAMFGGEDLAARYGGEEFACVLPDTSFEEAMDMARMIQHRIEALEIPHPSSDAAPYVTVSVGVASAPCVNGAKPEWWIKEADQQLYIAKNAGRNRVSGTVFDVNRLRSTSDPFRS; encoded by the coding sequence ATGAGCGCCCGCGGCACCATCCTGCTGCTCGATGATGAGCGGCACGAGATCGCTCCGCTCGCCGCGGTGCTCGAGAGCGATTACGACGTCTACATGGCCGGGTCAGGTGAAGAGGCCGTCGAGCTTGCCTCGTTGATGCTGCCCGATCTCATCGTGCTCGATATCCATATGCCGGGCATGGACGGCTATGAGGTCTGTCACCGGTTGAAGGACAATCCTGTCCTCGCCGATGTGCCGATCATCCTGATGCGCTCGCCCGATGACCCCAGTGCGGAACTGAAGGGCCTGTCGCTCGGGGCGGTGGACTGCATCGCGAAGCCGCTCTCTCCTGAGGTGGTCAAGCTCCGAATCAACAATCACATCGAAATCAAGCGCATGCGGGATGAGCTGGCCAAGCTTGCCATCACGGACGCGCTCACAGGATTGAGCAACCGGCGCGGCCTCGAGACGGCGCTGGACCGCGAGACCTCGCGACTGGCGCGGTCGGAGCGGCCTTTGTCGGTCATCATTCTCGATATCGACTTCTTCAAACGCTTCAATGACCGCTTCGGGCATACAGCGGGCGACCGTTGCATCATGATGGTCGCCGCCGCCCTGACCCGAGCGATGTTCGGCGGTGAGGATCTGGCCGCGCGCTACGGTGGTGAGGAGTTTGCCTGCGTGCTGCCGGATACGTCCTTCGAGGAAGCAATGGACATGGCACGCATGATCCAGCACCGCATCGAAGCCCTTGAAATTCCCCATCCAAGCTCCGACGCAGCCCCCTATGTGACGGTGAGCGTGGGCGTGGCATCGGCGCCATGTGTCAACGGGGCCAAGCCCGAATGGTGGATCAAAGAGGCTGACCAGCAGCTCTATATCGCCAAGAATGCAGGCCGGAATCGCGTTTCCGGCACAGTTTTCGACGTCAATCGCTTGCGATCGACCTCAGACCCCTTCAGGTCCTGA